Within the Clostridium scatologenes genome, the region AACGTCGTAAAGTGCAACGTGGTAGAATGAAGGGCAAAGCTACAAGAGGAAACTTTATAGCATATGGAGATTTTGCTATACAGGCTACTGAGTGTGGATGGATTACAAGCAATCAAATAGAATCTGCCAGAATAGCTATTAATAGATACATTAAAAGAGGAGGAAAACTTTGGATAAAGATTTTCCCAGATAAGCCAGTTACAGAAAAACCTGCTGAAACTCGTATGGGTTCTGGTAAAGGATCACCAGAATATTGGGTATCCGTTGTTAAGCCAGGTAGAGTATTATTCGAGTTATCAGGTGTTGACGAAACTACTGCAAGAGAAGCTATGAGACTTGCATCACATAAGTTACCTTTAAAGACTAAATTTGTGACTAGAAGAGATTTTGAAGAAGTGGGTGGTGAAAATAATGAAGGCTAAAGAATTGCAAGAATTAAGACAAAGCAACCCCCTAGACTTGCAAGGTAAACTAGGAGATCTTAAGGCCGAATTATTCAACTTAAGATTTCAGTTAGCCACAGGTCAATTAGAGAACCCAATGAGAATCAAAGAAGTAAAGAAATCTATAGCCCAAATTAAGACCATCCTTAGAGAAGAAGAGCTAAGGGCGTAGACTGAAAGGAGGTTTGTTCTGTGGAAAGAGGAAATAGAAAAACAAAAATAGGTAGAGTTGTTTCTGATAAAATGGATAAGACAATAGTAGTTGCAATAGAAACAAAAGTTCGTCATCCCTTATATGGAAAAACAGTTAATAGAACAACTAAATTTAAAGCTCATGATGAAAATAATGAAGCAAAAATTAACGACAGAGTTTTAATAATGGAAACACGACCATTATCAAGAGATAAAAGATGGAGACTTGTAGAAATAGTTGAAAAGGCTAAATAGTAGATAAAGCTGAAAGGAGGGTATTTTCAATGATTCAGCAACAAACATTGTTGAAAGTTGCAGATAATTCCGGTGCTAAGGAAATTATGTGTATAAGAGTATTAGGTGGTTCCAAAAGAAAATGGGGAAACATTGGTGATATAATAGTTGCTAGCGTTAAAAGTGCAACACCAGGCGGTGTTGTTAAAAAAGGTGAAGTTGTAAAGGCAGTTGTAGTAAGATCAGTTAAAGGCTTAAGAAGGGCTGATGGTTCTTACATTAGATTTGATGAAAATGCTGCTGTTATAATAAAAGAAGATAAAAACCCAAAGGGAACTCGTATCTTCGGACCAGTTGCAAGAGAGCTAAGAGATAAAGATTTTACAAAAATATTATCATTAGCACCTGAAGTTCTATAAGATAAGGAGGTGGCTATAATGGCATTAAATAAAATACATGTTAGAAAAAAAGACACGGTTATGGTTATATCCGGAAAAGATAAGGGTAAAACTGGAGAAGTTTTGGCTGTAATGCCTAAGACAGGAAAAGTAATTGTTAAAGGTATTAATGAAGTAACAAAACATCAGAAACCAAATAAAGCAAATATGCAGGGCGGAATAATTAAAAAAGAAGCTCCTATATATAGTTCAAAAGTAATGTTATACTGTGACAAATGTAAATCAGTAACAAGAATAAGCCATAAATTATTAGAAGATGGAACTAAAGTTAGAGTTTGCAAAAAGTGCGGAGAAACATTCTAATCTTTGAAAGGAGGGCGAAATAATGATCACAAGATTACAAGAAAGATACCAGAAGGAAGTAATTCCGGCTTTAATGGATAAATTTGGATATAAAAATGTAATGGAAATACCAAAACTAGAGAAAATAGTTATCAATATGGGTGTTGGTGAAGCAAAGGATAACCCAAAGGTTTTAGAAGCAGCAGTAAGTGATTTAACAATTATTACAGGCCAAAAACCAATCTTAACAAGAGCAAAAAAATCTATTGCTAACTTTAAAATAAGAGAAGATATGGCAATAGGATGCAAAGTTACATTAAGAAAAGACAAAATGTATGAATTTGCAGATAAATTAATGAATGTTGCTTTACCAAGGGTTAGAGACTTTTCAGGAGTTTCAGATAAAGCTTTTGATGGAAGAGGAAATTATTCATTAGGAGTTAAAGAGCAGTTAATGTTCCCAGAAATAGAATATGATAAAATAGACAAAGTAAGAGGTATGGATATAATCTTCGTTACAACTGCAAACACTGACGAAGAAGCAAGAGAATTGTTAAGATTCCTTGGAATGCCATTCACTCAGAAATAAGGAGGGGAAAACGTGGCACGTAAAGCTTTAATAGAGAAATGGAATAAGGACCCAAAATATTCAACTAGAGCTTACACTAGATGCAGAATTTGTGGAAGACCTCATTCTGTATTAAGAAAGTTTGGTATATGCCGTATTTGTTTCAGAGAGCTTGCTTACAAAGGTGAAATACCAGGATGTAGAAAAG harbors:
- the rplP gene encoding 50S ribosomal protein L16, which translates into the protein MLMPKRVKRRKVQRGRMKGKATRGNFIAYGDFAIQATECGWITSNQIESARIAINRYIKRGGKLWIKIFPDKPVTEKPAETRMGSGKGSPEYWVSVVKPGRVLFELSGVDETTAREAMRLASHKLPLKTKFVTRRDFEEVGGENNEG
- the rpmC gene encoding 50S ribosomal protein L29, with protein sequence MKAKELQELRQSNPLDLQGKLGDLKAELFNLRFQLATGQLENPMRIKEVKKSIAQIKTILREEELRA
- the rpsQ gene encoding 30S ribosomal protein S17, with protein sequence MERGNRKTKIGRVVSDKMDKTIVVAIETKVRHPLYGKTVNRTTKFKAHDENNEAKINDRVLIMETRPLSRDKRWRLVEIVEKAK
- the rplN gene encoding 50S ribosomal protein L14, which translates into the protein MIQQQTLLKVADNSGAKEIMCIRVLGGSKRKWGNIGDIIVASVKSATPGGVVKKGEVVKAVVVRSVKGLRRADGSYIRFDENAAVIIKEDKNPKGTRIFGPVARELRDKDFTKILSLAPEVL
- the rplX gene encoding 50S ribosomal protein L24, coding for MALNKIHVRKKDTVMVISGKDKGKTGEVLAVMPKTGKVIVKGINEVTKHQKPNKANMQGGIIKKEAPIYSSKVMLYCDKCKSVTRISHKLLEDGTKVRVCKKCGETF
- the rplE gene encoding 50S ribosomal protein L5 translates to MITRLQERYQKEVIPALMDKFGYKNVMEIPKLEKIVINMGVGEAKDNPKVLEAAVSDLTIITGQKPILTRAKKSIANFKIREDMAIGCKVTLRKDKMYEFADKLMNVALPRVRDFSGVSDKAFDGRGNYSLGVKEQLMFPEIEYDKIDKVRGMDIIFVTTANTDEEARELLRFLGMPFTQK
- a CDS encoding type Z 30S ribosomal protein S14; this translates as MARKALIEKWNKDPKYSTRAYTRCRICGRPHSVLRKFGICRICFRELAYKGEIPGCRKASW